In a single window of the Thunnus maccoyii chromosome 7, fThuMac1.1, whole genome shotgun sequence genome:
- the taf4b gene encoding transcription initiation factor TFIID subunit 4 isoform X1, protein MATNKVVVETQKLESCRTTGEGDAAIHVKIIQVPVKCGPLTAAGVSKTPEDTPAGLSHQPASSTITAPGPQTSPSVMVAAKVATPGRASADGPPQVTKAAVSQVASMNLTTTPGRTVMITVPRAATPQPVAVAPRLPQTASTQLPANIQIPPGMMLIRSDRGQLMLVSQQALAQAQQGPRAGSGQAARILTPQLSCVEQLSAAPASKSNEKVTVIRMTAPSSFQPASVQKTAVVKVIGVAPKPAVVQTLSAVADQGGQPHFQAAITETKKEPPLTFSQQETLESVKKCKNFLVTLIKLASSDSKSANMANNVRGLVRSLLEGKVEAEEFTEQLYQELKSTPQPCLVPFLKKSLPAVRRLTADPQLFIQQASTSTRNPTMKQSTDTGKTLKASQQMMQQPRGATVRPGLTMLAQSRAYISKSSRPTPKHTVIQTGKHFTGTLSMKQPFAQDPPCSTKFAFKDSSGSYKEDDDINDVASMAGVNLREENAQILTTMVGSVVQSCQDQPFLSPNPVLSRILHTGQALGVTDVGPEVVALVSHATQECLRGMLEKLTVMAEHRKAALKEDLWNTKVSDVRSQLRFLEEVESLKRKRKEKEEKERLLRLARSRSHTEDPQHQQLKQRAKELQQIEAAQLQQQEANLTALAAIGPRKKRPLEQTESQVSLLPRQGVHRVTRIMLRDLLVCMEQDHFLRHSLTLYKAML, encoded by the exons ATGGCTACAAATAAAGTGGTTGTTGAAACTCAAAAGCTGGAGTCCTGTAGGACAACAGGGGAAGGAGACGCAGCTATTCATGTAAAGATAATACAGGTCCCAGTCAAGTGTGGACCCCTCACTGCTGCAGGGGTTTCAAAGACACCTGAAGACACCCCCGCTGGCCTGAGCCAccaacctgcctcctccacAATTACAGCCCCAGGCCCTCAGACCTCTCCCTCTGTTATGGTGGCAGCTAAGGTGGCCACCCCAGGAAGAGCGAGTGCCGATGGGCCACCACAGGTAACTAAAGCAGCTGTGAGCCAGGTGGCCTCCATGAACCTGACCACAACTCCAGGGAGGACGGTGATGATAACTGTACCGAGGGCTGCCACTCCACAGCCGGTAGCTGTGGCCCCTCGACTGCCACAGACTGCTTCCACACAGCTCCCAGCCAATATCCAGATACCACCAG GTATGATGCTGATCCGCAGTGACAGGGGTCAGCTGATGCTGGTATCCCAGCAGGCTTTGGCACAGGCTCAGCAGGGCCCGAGAGCTGGCAGCGGTCAAGCGGCCAGAATACTGACCCCgcag CTGTCATGTGTGGAACAGCTATCTGCAGCACCTGCAAGTAAAAGCAACGAGAAGGTGACTGTGATCAGAATGACGGCCCCTTCCAGCTTCCAGCCTGCATCAGTCCAGAAGACAGCTGTGGTGAAG GTGATTGGTGTAGCTCCTAAACCAGCTGTGGTCCAGACCCTCAGTGCTGTGGCTGATCAGGGGGGCCAGCCTCACTTTCAGGCAGCCATCACAGAAACCAAAAAGGAGCCACCACTCACATTTAGTCAG CAGGAGACCCTTGAAAGTGTGAAGAAGTGCAAAAACTTCCTGGTGACTCTGATCAAGCTGGCCTCCAGTGACTCCAAGTCAGCCAACATGGCTAACAACGTGAGAGGACTGGTCAGGAGTCTGCTG GAAGGGAAGGTAGAAGCAGAGGAGTTTACAGAACAACTCTATCAGGAGTTGAAGTCAACACCACAGCCCTGCTTGGTGCCTTTCCTCAAG AAAAGTCTTCCTGCAGTGCGCCGCCTTACTGCAGACCCCCAGTTATTTATCCAACAGGCTTCAACTTCTACCCGCAATCCCACCATGAAGCAGTCCACTGACACAGGAAAAACCCTCAAGGCTAGCCAGCAG ATGATGCAGCAGCCTAGAGGAGCGACTGTGAGACCTGGGCTGACTATGTTAGCCCAGTCCAGAGCATACATATCCAAGAGCAGCAGGcccacacccaaacacacagtGATCCAGACAGGGAAACACTTCACAG GAACTTTATCTATGAAGCAGCCTTTTGCCCAGGATCCACCATGCTCCACCAAATTTGCATTCAAGGACAGTTCAGGATCTTACAA AGAAGATGATGACATTAATGATGTCGCCTCCATGGCTGGAGTCAACCTGAGAGAGGAGAATGCACAGATCCTGACCACCATGGTTGGCTCTGTGGTGCAGTCATGTCAGGATCAGCCCTTCCTCTCTCCTAACCCAGTGCTCAGCCGAATCCTTCACACAG GACAGGCACTGGGGGTGACTGATGTTGGTCCTGAGGTGGTAGCTCTGGTTTCTCATGCTACTCAGGAGTGTCTGCGCGGGATGCTGGAGAAGCTCACTGTGATGGCAGAACACCGCAAGGCAGCCCTGAAG GAGGACCTGTGGAACACCAAAGTGAGTGATGTTCGCTCTCAGCTTCGGTTCCTGGAGGAAGTGGAGAGtttaaagaggaagaggaaggagaaagaggagaaagagagactgttGCGTTTGGCCAGG AGTCGCTCACACACTGAGGATCCACAGCATCAGCAGCTCAAGCAGCGGGCCAaagag CTGCAACAGATAGAAgcagctcagctgcagcagcaagagGCCAACCTCACTGCGCTGGCTGCCATCGGGCCTCGCAAGAAGAGACCTCTGGAGCAGACGGAGAGCCAG gtgtctCTGCTGCCCAGGCAGGGTGTTCACAGAGTGACTCGGATCATGCTGAGGGATCTGCTGGTGTGTATGGAGCAGGATCACTTTCTACGCCACTCCCTCACTCTGTACAAAGCAATGCTCTGA
- the taf4b gene encoding transcription initiation factor TFIID subunit 4 isoform X2, translating to MATNKVVVETQKLESCRTTGEGDAAIHVKIIQVPVKCGPLTAAGVSKTPEDTPAGLSHQPASSTITAPGPQTSPSVMVAAKVATPGRASADGPPQVTKAAVSQVASMNLTTTPGRTVMITVPRAATPQPVAVAPRLPQTASTQLPANIQIPPGMMLIRSDRGQLMLVSQQALAQAQQGPRAGSGQAARILTPQLSCVEQLSAAPASKSNEKVTVIRMTAPSSFQPASVQKTAVVKVIGVAPKPAVVQTLSAVADQGGQPHFQAAITETKKEPPLTFSQETLESVKKCKNFLVTLIKLASSDSKSANMANNVRGLVRSLLEGKVEAEEFTEQLYQELKSTPQPCLVPFLKKSLPAVRRLTADPQLFIQQASTSTRNPTMKQSTDTGKTLKASQQMMQQPRGATVRPGLTMLAQSRAYISKSSRPTPKHTVIQTGKHFTGTLSMKQPFAQDPPCSTKFAFKDSSGSYKEDDDINDVASMAGVNLREENAQILTTMVGSVVQSCQDQPFLSPNPVLSRILHTGQALGVTDVGPEVVALVSHATQECLRGMLEKLTVMAEHRKAALKEDLWNTKVSDVRSQLRFLEEVESLKRKRKEKEEKERLLRLARSRSHTEDPQHQQLKQRAKELQQIEAAQLQQQEANLTALAAIGPRKKRPLEQTESQVSLLPRQGVHRVTRIMLRDLLVCMEQDHFLRHSLTLYKAML from the exons ATGGCTACAAATAAAGTGGTTGTTGAAACTCAAAAGCTGGAGTCCTGTAGGACAACAGGGGAAGGAGACGCAGCTATTCATGTAAAGATAATACAGGTCCCAGTCAAGTGTGGACCCCTCACTGCTGCAGGGGTTTCAAAGACACCTGAAGACACCCCCGCTGGCCTGAGCCAccaacctgcctcctccacAATTACAGCCCCAGGCCCTCAGACCTCTCCCTCTGTTATGGTGGCAGCTAAGGTGGCCACCCCAGGAAGAGCGAGTGCCGATGGGCCACCACAGGTAACTAAAGCAGCTGTGAGCCAGGTGGCCTCCATGAACCTGACCACAACTCCAGGGAGGACGGTGATGATAACTGTACCGAGGGCTGCCACTCCACAGCCGGTAGCTGTGGCCCCTCGACTGCCACAGACTGCTTCCACACAGCTCCCAGCCAATATCCAGATACCACCAG GTATGATGCTGATCCGCAGTGACAGGGGTCAGCTGATGCTGGTATCCCAGCAGGCTTTGGCACAGGCTCAGCAGGGCCCGAGAGCTGGCAGCGGTCAAGCGGCCAGAATACTGACCCCgcag CTGTCATGTGTGGAACAGCTATCTGCAGCACCTGCAAGTAAAAGCAACGAGAAGGTGACTGTGATCAGAATGACGGCCCCTTCCAGCTTCCAGCCTGCATCAGTCCAGAAGACAGCTGTGGTGAAG GTGATTGGTGTAGCTCCTAAACCAGCTGTGGTCCAGACCCTCAGTGCTGTGGCTGATCAGGGGGGCCAGCCTCACTTTCAGGCAGCCATCACAGAAACCAAAAAGGAGCCACCACTCACATTTAGTCAG GAGACCCTTGAAAGTGTGAAGAAGTGCAAAAACTTCCTGGTGACTCTGATCAAGCTGGCCTCCAGTGACTCCAAGTCAGCCAACATGGCTAACAACGTGAGAGGACTGGTCAGGAGTCTGCTG GAAGGGAAGGTAGAAGCAGAGGAGTTTACAGAACAACTCTATCAGGAGTTGAAGTCAACACCACAGCCCTGCTTGGTGCCTTTCCTCAAG AAAAGTCTTCCTGCAGTGCGCCGCCTTACTGCAGACCCCCAGTTATTTATCCAACAGGCTTCAACTTCTACCCGCAATCCCACCATGAAGCAGTCCACTGACACAGGAAAAACCCTCAAGGCTAGCCAGCAG ATGATGCAGCAGCCTAGAGGAGCGACTGTGAGACCTGGGCTGACTATGTTAGCCCAGTCCAGAGCATACATATCCAAGAGCAGCAGGcccacacccaaacacacagtGATCCAGACAGGGAAACACTTCACAG GAACTTTATCTATGAAGCAGCCTTTTGCCCAGGATCCACCATGCTCCACCAAATTTGCATTCAAGGACAGTTCAGGATCTTACAA AGAAGATGATGACATTAATGATGTCGCCTCCATGGCTGGAGTCAACCTGAGAGAGGAGAATGCACAGATCCTGACCACCATGGTTGGCTCTGTGGTGCAGTCATGTCAGGATCAGCCCTTCCTCTCTCCTAACCCAGTGCTCAGCCGAATCCTTCACACAG GACAGGCACTGGGGGTGACTGATGTTGGTCCTGAGGTGGTAGCTCTGGTTTCTCATGCTACTCAGGAGTGTCTGCGCGGGATGCTGGAGAAGCTCACTGTGATGGCAGAACACCGCAAGGCAGCCCTGAAG GAGGACCTGTGGAACACCAAAGTGAGTGATGTTCGCTCTCAGCTTCGGTTCCTGGAGGAAGTGGAGAGtttaaagaggaagaggaaggagaaagaggagaaagagagactgttGCGTTTGGCCAGG AGTCGCTCACACACTGAGGATCCACAGCATCAGCAGCTCAAGCAGCGGGCCAaagag CTGCAACAGATAGAAgcagctcagctgcagcagcaagagGCCAACCTCACTGCGCTGGCTGCCATCGGGCCTCGCAAGAAGAGACCTCTGGAGCAGACGGAGAGCCAG gtgtctCTGCTGCCCAGGCAGGGTGTTCACAGAGTGACTCGGATCATGCTGAGGGATCTGCTGGTGTGTATGGAGCAGGATCACTTTCTACGCCACTCCCTCACTCTGTACAAAGCAATGCTCTGA
- the taf4b gene encoding transcription initiation factor TFIID subunit 4 isoform X3 has product MATNKVVVETQKLESCRTTGEGDAAIHVKIIQVPVKCGPLTAAGVSKTPEDTPAGLSHQPASSTITAPGPQTSPSVMVAAKVATPGRASADGPPQVTKAAVSQVASMNLTTTPGRTVMITVPRAATPQPVAVAPRLPQTASTQLPANIQIPPGMMLIRSDRGQLMLVSQQALAQAQQGPRAGSGQAARILTPQLSAAPASKSNEKVTVIRMTAPSSFQPASVQKTAVVKVIGVAPKPAVVQTLSAVADQGGQPHFQAAITETKKEPPLTFSQQETLESVKKCKNFLVTLIKLASSDSKSANMANNVRGLVRSLLEGKVEAEEFTEQLYQELKSTPQPCLVPFLKKSLPAVRRLTADPQLFIQQASTSTRNPTMKQSTDTGKTLKASQQMMQQPRGATVRPGLTMLAQSRAYISKSSRPTPKHTVIQTGKHFTGTLSMKQPFAQDPPCSTKFAFKDSSGSYKEDDDINDVASMAGVNLREENAQILTTMVGSVVQSCQDQPFLSPNPVLSRILHTGQALGVTDVGPEVVALVSHATQECLRGMLEKLTVMAEHRKAALKEDLWNTKVSDVRSQLRFLEEVESLKRKRKEKEEKERLLRLARSRSHTEDPQHQQLKQRAKELQQIEAAQLQQQEANLTALAAIGPRKKRPLEQTESQVSLLPRQGVHRVTRIMLRDLLVCMEQDHFLRHSLTLYKAML; this is encoded by the exons ATGGCTACAAATAAAGTGGTTGTTGAAACTCAAAAGCTGGAGTCCTGTAGGACAACAGGGGAAGGAGACGCAGCTATTCATGTAAAGATAATACAGGTCCCAGTCAAGTGTGGACCCCTCACTGCTGCAGGGGTTTCAAAGACACCTGAAGACACCCCCGCTGGCCTGAGCCAccaacctgcctcctccacAATTACAGCCCCAGGCCCTCAGACCTCTCCCTCTGTTATGGTGGCAGCTAAGGTGGCCACCCCAGGAAGAGCGAGTGCCGATGGGCCACCACAGGTAACTAAAGCAGCTGTGAGCCAGGTGGCCTCCATGAACCTGACCACAACTCCAGGGAGGACGGTGATGATAACTGTACCGAGGGCTGCCACTCCACAGCCGGTAGCTGTGGCCCCTCGACTGCCACAGACTGCTTCCACACAGCTCCCAGCCAATATCCAGATACCACCAG GTATGATGCTGATCCGCAGTGACAGGGGTCAGCTGATGCTGGTATCCCAGCAGGCTTTGGCACAGGCTCAGCAGGGCCCGAGAGCTGGCAGCGGTCAAGCGGCCAGAATACTGACCCCgcag CTATCTGCAGCACCTGCAAGTAAAAGCAACGAGAAGGTGACTGTGATCAGAATGACGGCCCCTTCCAGCTTCCAGCCTGCATCAGTCCAGAAGACAGCTGTGGTGAAG GTGATTGGTGTAGCTCCTAAACCAGCTGTGGTCCAGACCCTCAGTGCTGTGGCTGATCAGGGGGGCCAGCCTCACTTTCAGGCAGCCATCACAGAAACCAAAAAGGAGCCACCACTCACATTTAGTCAG CAGGAGACCCTTGAAAGTGTGAAGAAGTGCAAAAACTTCCTGGTGACTCTGATCAAGCTGGCCTCCAGTGACTCCAAGTCAGCCAACATGGCTAACAACGTGAGAGGACTGGTCAGGAGTCTGCTG GAAGGGAAGGTAGAAGCAGAGGAGTTTACAGAACAACTCTATCAGGAGTTGAAGTCAACACCACAGCCCTGCTTGGTGCCTTTCCTCAAG AAAAGTCTTCCTGCAGTGCGCCGCCTTACTGCAGACCCCCAGTTATTTATCCAACAGGCTTCAACTTCTACCCGCAATCCCACCATGAAGCAGTCCACTGACACAGGAAAAACCCTCAAGGCTAGCCAGCAG ATGATGCAGCAGCCTAGAGGAGCGACTGTGAGACCTGGGCTGACTATGTTAGCCCAGTCCAGAGCATACATATCCAAGAGCAGCAGGcccacacccaaacacacagtGATCCAGACAGGGAAACACTTCACAG GAACTTTATCTATGAAGCAGCCTTTTGCCCAGGATCCACCATGCTCCACCAAATTTGCATTCAAGGACAGTTCAGGATCTTACAA AGAAGATGATGACATTAATGATGTCGCCTCCATGGCTGGAGTCAACCTGAGAGAGGAGAATGCACAGATCCTGACCACCATGGTTGGCTCTGTGGTGCAGTCATGTCAGGATCAGCCCTTCCTCTCTCCTAACCCAGTGCTCAGCCGAATCCTTCACACAG GACAGGCACTGGGGGTGACTGATGTTGGTCCTGAGGTGGTAGCTCTGGTTTCTCATGCTACTCAGGAGTGTCTGCGCGGGATGCTGGAGAAGCTCACTGTGATGGCAGAACACCGCAAGGCAGCCCTGAAG GAGGACCTGTGGAACACCAAAGTGAGTGATGTTCGCTCTCAGCTTCGGTTCCTGGAGGAAGTGGAGAGtttaaagaggaagaggaaggagaaagaggagaaagagagactgttGCGTTTGGCCAGG AGTCGCTCACACACTGAGGATCCACAGCATCAGCAGCTCAAGCAGCGGGCCAaagag CTGCAACAGATAGAAgcagctcagctgcagcagcaagagGCCAACCTCACTGCGCTGGCTGCCATCGGGCCTCGCAAGAAGAGACCTCTGGAGCAGACGGAGAGCCAG gtgtctCTGCTGCCCAGGCAGGGTGTTCACAGAGTGACTCGGATCATGCTGAGGGATCTGCTGGTGTGTATGGAGCAGGATCACTTTCTACGCCACTCCCTCACTCTGTACAAAGCAATGCTCTGA
- the taf4b gene encoding transcription initiation factor TFIID subunit 4 isoform X4: MNLTTTPGRTVMITVPRAATPQPVAVAPRLPQTASTQLPANIQIPPGMMLIRSDRGQLMLVSQQALAQAQQGPRAGSGQAARILTPQLSCVEQLSAAPASKSNEKVTVIRMTAPSSFQPASVQKTAVVKVIGVAPKPAVVQTLSAVADQGGQPHFQAAITETKKEPPLTFSQQETLESVKKCKNFLVTLIKLASSDSKSANMANNVRGLVRSLLEGKVEAEEFTEQLYQELKSTPQPCLVPFLKKSLPAVRRLTADPQLFIQQASTSTRNPTMKQSTDTGKTLKASQQMMQQPRGATVRPGLTMLAQSRAYISKSSRPTPKHTVIQTGKHFTGTLSMKQPFAQDPPCSTKFAFKDSSGSYKEDDDINDVASMAGVNLREENAQILTTMVGSVVQSCQDQPFLSPNPVLSRILHTGQALGVTDVGPEVVALVSHATQECLRGMLEKLTVMAEHRKAALKEDLWNTKVSDVRSQLRFLEEVESLKRKRKEKEEKERLLRLARSRSHTEDPQHQQLKQRAKELQQIEAAQLQQQEANLTALAAIGPRKKRPLEQTESQVSLLPRQGVHRVTRIMLRDLLVCMEQDHFLRHSLTLYKAML, from the exons ATGAACCTGACCACAACTCCAGGGAGGACGGTGATGATAACTGTACCGAGGGCTGCCACTCCACAGCCGGTAGCTGTGGCCCCTCGACTGCCACAGACTGCTTCCACACAGCTCCCAGCCAATATCCAGATACCACCAG GTATGATGCTGATCCGCAGTGACAGGGGTCAGCTGATGCTGGTATCCCAGCAGGCTTTGGCACAGGCTCAGCAGGGCCCGAGAGCTGGCAGCGGTCAAGCGGCCAGAATACTGACCCCgcag CTGTCATGTGTGGAACAGCTATCTGCAGCACCTGCAAGTAAAAGCAACGAGAAGGTGACTGTGATCAGAATGACGGCCCCTTCCAGCTTCCAGCCTGCATCAGTCCAGAAGACAGCTGTGGTGAAG GTGATTGGTGTAGCTCCTAAACCAGCTGTGGTCCAGACCCTCAGTGCTGTGGCTGATCAGGGGGGCCAGCCTCACTTTCAGGCAGCCATCACAGAAACCAAAAAGGAGCCACCACTCACATTTAGTCAG CAGGAGACCCTTGAAAGTGTGAAGAAGTGCAAAAACTTCCTGGTGACTCTGATCAAGCTGGCCTCCAGTGACTCCAAGTCAGCCAACATGGCTAACAACGTGAGAGGACTGGTCAGGAGTCTGCTG GAAGGGAAGGTAGAAGCAGAGGAGTTTACAGAACAACTCTATCAGGAGTTGAAGTCAACACCACAGCCCTGCTTGGTGCCTTTCCTCAAG AAAAGTCTTCCTGCAGTGCGCCGCCTTACTGCAGACCCCCAGTTATTTATCCAACAGGCTTCAACTTCTACCCGCAATCCCACCATGAAGCAGTCCACTGACACAGGAAAAACCCTCAAGGCTAGCCAGCAG ATGATGCAGCAGCCTAGAGGAGCGACTGTGAGACCTGGGCTGACTATGTTAGCCCAGTCCAGAGCATACATATCCAAGAGCAGCAGGcccacacccaaacacacagtGATCCAGACAGGGAAACACTTCACAG GAACTTTATCTATGAAGCAGCCTTTTGCCCAGGATCCACCATGCTCCACCAAATTTGCATTCAAGGACAGTTCAGGATCTTACAA AGAAGATGATGACATTAATGATGTCGCCTCCATGGCTGGAGTCAACCTGAGAGAGGAGAATGCACAGATCCTGACCACCATGGTTGGCTCTGTGGTGCAGTCATGTCAGGATCAGCCCTTCCTCTCTCCTAACCCAGTGCTCAGCCGAATCCTTCACACAG GACAGGCACTGGGGGTGACTGATGTTGGTCCTGAGGTGGTAGCTCTGGTTTCTCATGCTACTCAGGAGTGTCTGCGCGGGATGCTGGAGAAGCTCACTGTGATGGCAGAACACCGCAAGGCAGCCCTGAAG GAGGACCTGTGGAACACCAAAGTGAGTGATGTTCGCTCTCAGCTTCGGTTCCTGGAGGAAGTGGAGAGtttaaagaggaagaggaaggagaaagaggagaaagagagactgttGCGTTTGGCCAGG AGTCGCTCACACACTGAGGATCCACAGCATCAGCAGCTCAAGCAGCGGGCCAaagag CTGCAACAGATAGAAgcagctcagctgcagcagcaagagGCCAACCTCACTGCGCTGGCTGCCATCGGGCCTCGCAAGAAGAGACCTCTGGAGCAGACGGAGAGCCAG gtgtctCTGCTGCCCAGGCAGGGTGTTCACAGAGTGACTCGGATCATGCTGAGGGATCTGCTGGTGTGTATGGAGCAGGATCACTTTCTACGCCACTCCCTCACTCTGTACAAAGCAATGCTCTGA